The region ACCTCCTTAACTGTGATAAATTTTTTTACACGAATTATTAGCAAGATTTGGCATTCCAGACAAGATGGTGTCTGACAATGGAAGGCAAATTGTGTTTAGCGAATTTAGAAAGTTTTGTGAAACGTTGGCAGTAGAACATGTAACTACTGCGCCATACCACCCCAGATCTAACGGACAGGCAGAACACTTTGTTGACACCTGCAAGAGAGCCCTAAGAAAATCGAATAAAGAAGTCACGGATGAGGTAGCTCTTCAACAATTTTTAAGTGTGTACAGTGTGACACCAAATCCGAATACACCAGCAGGTAGCACACCGGCTGAGCTGATGTTTGCAAAGAAAGTAAAATCAGTTTTTAATAAATTGCtacctggcaagaaaagaaaaagtgccagGGAAGACATAGCAAGATCCTTTAAAGTTAGTGAAAAGGTGTATATGAGGGCATagaagaatggaaagcagagttgggaagatggtgtaattaccaaatgcataggtaaaatgatgtattgggtaAAATGTAGAAAAGGTATACAAAAGTGACACAGGAACCAAGTGAAAAAGAGATTCGTGGAAGGCAAGCCAAAGAAGTTGGAGGAACCGGTGGAATGGTTGCCCGATACGTTCCAAGTACTAACGCCACTACAGGTGATTGAACCCAGGCGtacaagtgagaggaaaagaaaacattcagagtTTCTGAAAACAGATGCCAAGCGCA is a window of Octopus bimaculoides isolate UCB-OBI-ISO-001 chromosome 10, ASM119413v2, whole genome shotgun sequence DNA encoding:
- the LOC128248903 gene encoding uncharacterized protein K02A2.6-like, producing the protein MVSDNGRQIVFSEFRKFCETLAVEHVTTAPYHPRSNGQAEHFVDTCKRALRKSNKEVTDEVALQQFLSVYSVTPNPNTPAGSTPAELMFAKKVKSVFNKLLPGKKRKSAREDIARSFKVSEKVYMRA